The Candidatus Krumholzibacteriota bacterium genome contains a region encoding:
- a CDS encoding TolC family protein: MRSPVRALSIAAIALFPVLAAAETLSLERCLELASRRNLSLMLMEERVAAASAEIDAARAAAWPVLHVSSGVSRVSELARLDLGRLTGRPGGIDIGVRDTYDFAAAVSMPVFTGFRTRNEIRAAGERRMQALGETALLRDAVLHGVHRLYRTLEGNLHEQEALASSVRRIDSHLQLARRLLRQGQASVYDTLEVSGRLLETKTALARLVRRFRATAAELAALVDLPAVDSIETTGDVEAALDLAPLDEHIARALACRPELALLEHAIREKEFLRAAAASAWWPQVRAGASWHYARPGVDFFSEDWMDYYSLSVELRWEVWNRGRRANEIRRIDHAVRMSRIERESAAADVRREVVAAWEEVAGAREQLLMQRRLVAQERERYRIVLERYGEGLATSYDLRDAEESLTSAEVRLRRDRIDLLAGRATLARATGRIDPRPGG; the protein is encoded by the coding sequence ATGCGTAGCCCGGTCCGCGCGTTGTCGATCGCGGCGATCGCGCTGTTTCCCGTCCTCGCGGCCGCCGAGACGCTGTCGCTCGAACGGTGCCTGGAACTGGCGTCCCGGCGCAACCTCTCGCTCATGCTCATGGAGGAGCGCGTCGCGGCCGCCTCGGCCGAAATCGACGCGGCGCGGGCCGCCGCCTGGCCCGTGCTCCATGTCTCCTCGGGGGTCTCACGGGTCTCCGAGCTCGCCCGCCTGGATCTCGGCCGGCTGACGGGGAGGCCGGGTGGAATCGATATCGGCGTCCGCGACACCTACGACTTCGCCGCGGCCGTCTCCATGCCGGTCTTCACGGGATTCCGGACGAGAAACGAGATCCGCGCGGCCGGGGAGCGCCGCATGCAGGCGCTCGGCGAGACCGCTCTCCTGCGCGATGCCGTCCTGCACGGAGTCCACCGCCTCTACCGGACCCTCGAGGGAAATCTCCACGAGCAGGAGGCGCTCGCCTCGAGCGTCCGGCGCATCGACAGCCACCTGCAGCTGGCGCGGCGGCTCCTCCGGCAGGGACAGGCCTCGGTCTACGACACGCTCGAGGTCTCGGGTCGGCTTCTCGAGACGAAGACGGCCCTCGCGCGCCTCGTCCGCCGTTTCCGCGCGACGGCGGCGGAGCTGGCCGCGCTCGTCGATCTGCCGGCCGTCGACTCCATCGAAACGACCGGCGACGTCGAGGCGGCCCTCGACCTCGCCCCGCTCGACGAGCACATCGCCCGGGCCCTCGCCTGCAGACCGGAGCTGGCCCTGCTGGAGCACGCGATCCGGGAAAAGGAATTCCTTCGCGCCGCGGCGGCGTCCGCATGGTGGCCGCAGGTGCGCGCCGGCGCCTCGTGGCACTACGCGCGCCCCGGCGTGGATTTCTTCTCGGAGGACTGGATGGACTACTACTCGCTGTCGGTGGAACTGCGCTGGGAGGTGTGGAACCGCGGCCGGCGCGCGAACGAGATCCGCCGGATCGACCATGCCGTCCGCATGTCGCGCATCGAGCGCGAATCCGCCGCCGCAGACGTCCGCCGCGAGGTCGTCGCCGCGTGGGAGGAGGTCGCCGGCGCACGGGAGCAGCTCCTCATGCAGCGCCGGCTCGTCGCGCAGGAACGGGAACGGTACCGCATCGTCCTCGAGCGGTACGGAGAAGGTCTCGCCACCTCCTACGATCTGCGTGACGCGGAGGAATCGCTCACGTCGGCGGAGGTGCGTCTCAGGCGGGACCGGATCGATCTTCTCGCGGGCAGGGCCACGCTCGCCCGGGCGACGGGGCGCATCGATCCCCGGCCCGGCGGTTGA